The following coding sequences lie in one Chthoniobacterales bacterium genomic window:
- a CDS encoding ferritin-like domain-containing protein has product MELNTLKDLYIHELKDLYSAEKQIIKALPKMAKAATHPDLVAGFKAHLEETKEHAARLEKILKSLGQTTRGPKCKGMEGVVAEGAEMIEEEADDEVRDAGLIAAAQRVEHYEMAGYGSARTYAQLLGDKEGAKLLQTTLDEEGATDKKLTDLAVSAINVAADK; this is encoded by the coding sequence ATGGAACTCAACACCCTCAAGGATCTTTACATCCACGAACTCAAGGACCTCTACAGCGCCGAGAAGCAGATCATCAAGGCGCTCCCGAAGATGGCGAAAGCCGCCACTCACCCGGACCTCGTCGCCGGCTTCAAGGCTCACCTCGAAGAAACGAAGGAACACGCCGCCCGGCTCGAGAAAATTCTCAAGAGCCTCGGGCAGACGACCCGCGGACCGAAGTGCAAAGGCATGGAAGGTGTCGTTGCCGAGGGGGCGGAAATGATCGAGGAGGAGGCGGACGACGAAGTTCGCGACGCGGGCCTTATCGCCGCCGCCCAGCGCGTGGAGCATTACGAGATGGCTGGCTACGGCTCGGCTCGCACCTACGCGCAACTCCTCGGGGACAAGGAAGGCGCGAAACTCCTCCAGACGACGCTCGACGAGGAAGGCGCGACCGACAAGAAACTCACGGATCTGGCGGTCTCCGCCATCAATGTCGCTGCCGACAAGTAG
- the dnaN gene encoding DNA polymerase III subunit beta: MKFSVTKENLLEGLQKTQNVVSNRTTLPVLSNVLVETTDTGVRLSTTDMEVALRVDVPAVIEKPGATTLPARRLLSVVRELPSSEIQIETDAKSISAIRSGQSFFKIFGLAREEFPAFPSSKDARSLSLKQSVLRDGLRKTSYAISMDETRYVLNGILFSFKENTLKLVATDGRRLALFEETIDAELAGKLDLDFIVPTKAINELQRLLNDDGDLTLSVSDNLVSFELNGSLLVSKLVDGNYPNYKQVIPSSEDVKEVVALERETFLTTVRRVSLLSNDKTSSIRLNFTKNNIEVTSNTPEIGEAKESIAVAYRGRDFSIAFNPEYLMDPLKALPNDEVNLHLIDEMSPGVLKINSGFLYVIMPMRVSA, from the coding sequence ATGAAGTTCAGCGTCACCAAAGAAAACCTTCTCGAAGGCCTCCAGAAAACCCAGAACGTCGTTAGCAATCGCACCACGCTTCCCGTGTTGTCGAACGTGCTCGTCGAGACCACCGACACCGGCGTTCGCCTCAGCACGACCGACATGGAAGTCGCCCTGCGCGTCGACGTGCCGGCGGTCATCGAGAAGCCCGGCGCCACCACGCTGCCGGCCCGTCGTTTGTTGAGCGTCGTCCGGGAGCTTCCCTCGAGCGAGATCCAGATCGAGACCGACGCGAAGAGCATCTCCGCCATTCGCAGCGGCCAGAGCTTCTTCAAGATCTTCGGCCTCGCGCGTGAGGAATTTCCGGCGTTCCCGAGCTCGAAGGACGCCCGCAGCCTCTCGCTGAAGCAGAGCGTGCTCCGCGATGGCCTGCGCAAGACCAGCTACGCGATCTCGATGGACGAGACCCGTTACGTGCTGAATGGCATCCTCTTCTCCTTCAAGGAAAACACGCTCAAGCTCGTCGCCACCGACGGCCGCCGTCTCGCGCTTTTCGAAGAGACGATCGATGCCGAACTCGCCGGCAAGCTCGACCTCGACTTCATCGTCCCGACCAAGGCGATCAACGAGCTCCAGCGCCTCCTCAACGATGACGGTGACCTCACGCTTTCCGTGAGCGACAATCTCGTCTCCTTCGAGCTCAACGGCTCGCTGCTCGTCTCGAAGCTCGTCGACGGCAACTACCCGAACTACAAGCAGGTCATTCCCTCGAGCGAGGACGTCAAGGAAGTCGTCGCCCTCGAGCGCGAAACGTTCCTCACGACCGTGCGCCGCGTGTCGCTGCTCAGCAACGACAAGACCAGCTCGATCCGCCTCAATTTTACGAAGAACAACATCGAGGTCACCTCGAACACGCCGGAAATCGGCGAAGCGAAGGAATCCATCGCCGTCGCCTATCGCGGCCGCGATTTCTCGATCGCGTTCAATCCCGAGTATCTCATGGACCCGCTCAAGGCCCTGCCGAACGACGAGGTGAATCTTCACCTCATCGACGAGATGAGCCCCGGCGTCCTGAAGATCAACTCCGGCTTCCTCTACGTGATCATGCCGATGCGCGTCTCCGCGTAA
- a CDS encoding WXG100 family type VII secretion target, whose product MAQAIMDPEEVRRFATELKRFNQDVQVRAASLQARFSALGSSWQDQEHEKFAEEFVATMKALKKFIEVSDQHAPYLLRKAQRIEQYLDQR is encoded by the coding sequence ATGGCACAGGCAATCATGGACCCGGAGGAAGTCCGCCGGTTTGCGACGGAGCTCAAGCGGTTCAATCAGGATGTCCAGGTGCGGGCGGCGTCGCTGCAGGCCCGATTTTCCGCCCTGGGAAGCAGTTGGCAGGATCAGGAGCACGAGAAGTTCGCGGAGGAGTTCGTCGCCACGATGAAGGCGCTCAAGAAATTCATCGAGGTCTCGGACCAGCATGCGCCCTACCTGTTGCGAAAGGCGCAGCGGATCGAGCAGTATCTGGATCAACGCTGA
- a CDS encoding FtsK/SpoIIIE domain-containing protein: MSDVRELEVGRGMERLEHLRATLAAFASEEAELGRRLRDRRYRLQRACDDRLAEVDRRLADALSERGAALSESKRRLTERHDARRLRIRRLQSEGLRNLPRLARLERERWLGDLQMQEFLVTRKLTADREAADKAFEKVSAELAAIGSDLRNLERRAREYFTGYLSFRWLLRREGAVEAGSREKLATVLAQTTERLREFRKLPLPKVFSFLPLPALLVLLAVATFLVASSFPGIFTGVVLAGALVMIALIAVHFVSRRQAKPLAEAVAAGIAEARGLHSAWRAAALAEHERACERIKGELARTSTQIEGQWTRGDEIKIDFEARVRSKLEARVPRALAANDKALKDRLARLGETEETGEVRADFERQRAAITAECATGNAGVDADEVQRWSELEARWQREIERIYAEVAGLNALAAAAFPEWSQALVEAWMPPTEFTPATKFGRLDVEIPAPIGTDRSRLRLPGPARLSIPLALTYPQHGSLLFESSASGGAAVIDCLNHIILRLLATTPPGKLSFTIVDPVGLGQNFAGLMHLGDYEESLISRRIWTQADQIEERLADLSQHIEKVIQMYLRNEYPTIVEYNAQAGSTAEKFHFLVIADFPANFSEVALKRLQSILASGPRCGVYTLIHWDRRQPVPSGFVAEELRKSSICIQTDTDGVSLESESSALEAQLVLDTAPDAALALELTHRIGARSVDAGQVQVPFRAIAPTEEELWAADTTNELRVAIGRTGATKRQMLAIGKGTRQHALIAGKTGSGKSTLFHVIITNLALACSPEQVEFYLIDFKKGVEFKCYATKRLPHARVVAIESDREFGLSVLQRVDDELRRRGDVFRKLGVQDLAGYQRASGGKPMPRSLLMIDEFQEFFVEDDAIAQSASVLLDRIVRQGRAFGIHVLLGSQTLGGAYSLARATLGQMVIRIALQCNEADAYLIMDDGNAAPRLLSRPGEGIYNDAAGAVEGNSPFQVVWLPEEERDACLDKVRQLAEQRPGMDAAPVVFEGNAPADVAENPLLARVLRTRPKSAPVAARAWLGAPNSIKGPTEVVFQRQGGNNLLIVGQRDEAALTMLGNALLALGAQFPADAARFVFLHNAAPGSADAEFLDRVVAAVPQEVTVATGAGVAEVLSDLAGELKRREEGGGAPVFVFVHGLQRFRKLRADEEFDFSFAEAEAEPKPAARFAELVAEGSGHGMHLLVSMDTFNSVNRFLSRKALAEFEMRVVFQMSANDSASLIDSPKASGLGLHRALLHNEHEGTLETFRPYAMPDAAWLAKAPGRRTRGVTLDAVQPPA, from the coding sequence GTGAGTGACGTGCGCGAATTGGAAGTCGGCCGGGGCATGGAACGGCTCGAGCATTTGCGGGCGACCCTCGCGGCCTTTGCCAGCGAAGAGGCGGAACTCGGGCGTCGCCTGCGGGACCGACGTTATCGGCTGCAGCGAGCCTGCGACGATCGACTTGCGGAGGTGGACCGCCGGCTCGCGGACGCGCTCTCCGAGCGGGGCGCCGCTCTTTCCGAAAGCAAGCGGCGGCTCACCGAGCGGCATGACGCTCGCCGGCTGCGCATCCGCCGACTGCAGAGCGAGGGGCTGAGGAATCTGCCCAGGCTCGCCCGGCTCGAGCGCGAGCGCTGGCTGGGAGATCTGCAGATGCAGGAATTTCTGGTGACGCGGAAGCTCACCGCGGACCGCGAGGCTGCGGACAAGGCGTTTGAAAAAGTTTCCGCGGAGCTGGCGGCAATCGGATCCGACCTGCGGAATCTCGAGAGACGGGCGCGCGAGTATTTCACCGGCTACCTGAGCTTCCGCTGGCTGTTGCGGCGCGAGGGGGCCGTCGAAGCGGGGTCCCGGGAAAAGCTGGCGACCGTTCTGGCGCAGACGACGGAACGACTGCGCGAGTTCCGAAAGCTGCCGCTGCCGAAGGTCTTCAGCTTTCTGCCGCTGCCGGCGTTGCTCGTGTTGCTCGCGGTGGCGACCTTCCTCGTCGCGAGTTCCTTCCCGGGTATCTTCACTGGCGTGGTGCTGGCCGGAGCGCTGGTGATGATCGCGCTGATCGCGGTGCATTTCGTGAGTCGACGGCAGGCCAAGCCGCTGGCGGAAGCCGTGGCGGCGGGAATCGCCGAGGCGCGCGGGTTGCATTCCGCCTGGCGGGCGGCAGCGCTCGCGGAGCACGAGCGGGCGTGTGAACGGATCAAGGGCGAGCTCGCGCGGACGAGCACGCAGATCGAGGGGCAGTGGACGCGGGGAGACGAGATCAAGATCGATTTCGAGGCCCGTGTGCGGTCCAAACTCGAAGCGCGGGTGCCGCGCGCGCTCGCGGCGAATGACAAGGCCCTGAAGGACCGGTTGGCGCGCCTCGGCGAGACGGAGGAGACCGGCGAGGTGCGGGCTGATTTCGAGCGCCAACGGGCGGCGATTACCGCGGAGTGCGCGACGGGGAATGCCGGGGTCGACGCCGATGAGGTCCAGCGTTGGAGCGAACTCGAGGCGCGCTGGCAACGGGAGATCGAGCGGATTTATGCGGAGGTGGCCGGATTGAATGCGCTCGCCGCGGCGGCTTTCCCGGAATGGAGCCAGGCGCTCGTGGAGGCGTGGATGCCGCCGACGGAGTTCACGCCGGCGACGAAATTCGGGCGGCTCGACGTGGAGATTCCCGCGCCGATCGGCACCGACAGATCGCGGTTGCGGCTGCCCGGGCCGGCGCGTCTTTCGATTCCGCTCGCGCTCACGTATCCGCAGCACGGCTCGTTGCTTTTCGAGTCGAGTGCTTCCGGTGGAGCGGCGGTGATCGACTGCCTGAACCACATCATCCTGCGGCTGCTGGCGACCACGCCGCCGGGCAAGCTGAGTTTCACGATCGTCGATCCGGTCGGACTTGGGCAGAACTTTGCGGGGTTGATGCATCTCGGCGATTACGAGGAGAGCCTGATCAGCCGGCGGATCTGGACGCAGGCGGACCAGATCGAGGAGCGGCTGGCGGATCTCAGCCAGCACATCGAGAAGGTCATCCAGATGTATCTGCGCAACGAGTATCCGACGATCGTCGAATACAACGCGCAGGCGGGGAGCACGGCAGAGAAGTTTCACTTCCTGGTGATCGCGGATTTCCCCGCGAATTTCAGCGAGGTCGCGCTGAAGCGGCTGCAGAGCATCCTGGCGAGCGGTCCGCGCTGCGGGGTCTACACGCTCATTCACTGGGATCGGCGGCAACCGGTGCCATCGGGCTTCGTGGCGGAGGAGTTGCGCAAGAGCAGCATTTGCATCCAGACTGACACCGACGGCGTGAGCCTGGAGAGCGAGTCCTCGGCGCTCGAAGCCCAGCTCGTGCTCGATACCGCGCCGGATGCCGCGCTGGCGCTGGAGCTCACGCATCGGATCGGCGCGCGCAGCGTGGATGCGGGCCAGGTGCAGGTGCCGTTTCGCGCGATTGCGCCGACCGAGGAGGAGCTGTGGGCCGCCGACACGACGAACGAGCTGCGCGTGGCGATCGGTCGAACGGGCGCGACGAAGCGGCAGATGCTGGCGATCGGCAAGGGCACGCGGCAGCACGCGCTGATTGCGGGCAAGACGGGCTCCGGCAAGTCGACGCTGTTTCACGTGATCATCACGAATCTCGCGCTCGCGTGCAGTCCGGAGCAGGTGGAGTTCTACCTCATCGATTTCAAGAAGGGCGTGGAGTTCAAATGCTACGCGACGAAGCGGCTGCCGCACGCGCGCGTGGTGGCGATCGAGAGCGATCGCGAGTTCGGGCTCAGCGTGCTCCAGCGCGTGGACGACGAGCTGCGTCGGCGCGGCGATGTCTTCCGCAAGCTCGGCGTGCAGGATCTCGCCGGCTACCAGCGGGCCAGTGGCGGGAAGCCGATGCCGCGGTCGCTCCTGATGATCGATGAGTTCCAGGAATTCTTCGTCGAGGACGACGCCATTGCGCAGAGCGCGTCGGTGTTGCTCGATCGGATCGTGCGGCAGGGGCGCGCCTTTGGCATCCACGTGCTGCTTGGCTCGCAGACGCTGGGCGGGGCGTATTCCCTCGCCCGCGCGACGCTCGGGCAGATGGTCATTCGCATCGCCCTGCAGTGCAACGAGGCGGACGCGTATCTCATCATGGACGACGGCAATGCCGCACCGCGGCTGCTTTCGCGGCCGGGTGAGGGCATTTACAACGACGCCGCCGGCGCGGTGGAGGGCAATAGCCCGTTCCAGGTCGTGTGGCTGCCGGAGGAGGAGCGCGACGCGTGCCTGGACAAGGTGCGTCAGCTCGCGGAGCAGAGGCCGGGCATGGACGCGGCGCCGGTGGTCTTCGAGGGCAATGCGCCCGCCGATGTCGCGGAGAATCCGTTGCTCGCCAGGGTGCTGCGGACCCGGCCGAAGTCCGCGCCGGTCGCGGCGCGGGCCTGGCTCGGCGCGCCGAATTCCATCAAGGGACCGACGGAGGTCGTCTTTCAGCGGCAGGGCGGCAACAACCTGCTGATCGTCGGCCAGCGGGACGAGGCGGCCTTGACGATGCTCGGCAACGCGTTGCTCGCGCTCGGCGCGCAGTTTCCAGCGGATGCGGCGCGCTTCGTTTTTCTGCACAATGCCGCTCCGGGCTCGGCCGACGCAGAGTTTCTCGACCGGGTGGTGGCGGCCGTGCCGCAGGAGGTCACGGTGGCGACTGGAGCGGGTGTCGCGGAGGTGCTGTCTGATCTCGCGGGGGAGTTGAAGCGACGCGAGGAGGGGGGCGGCGCGCCGGTGTTCGTCTTCGTGCATGGATTGCAACGATTCCGGAAATTGCGCGCCGACGAGGAGTTCGACTTTTCCTTTGCCGAAGCCGAGGCCGAGCCGAAGCCGGCGGCGCGGTTTGCGGAACTGGTTGCCGAAGGCAGCGGGCACGGGATGCACCTGCTCGTGTCGATGGACACCTTCAATAGCGTGAATCGCTTCCTGAGCCGGAAGGCGCTGGCGGAGTTTGAAATGCGCGTGGTTTTCCAGATGAGCGCGAACGACTCGGCCAGCCTGATCGATTCCCCGAAGGCCAGTGGGCTGGGCCTGCACCGCGCGCTGCTTCACAACGAGCACGAGGGCACGTTGGAAACCTTCCGACCCTACGCGATGCCCGACGCCGCCTGGCTGGCGAAGGCTCCGGGCCGGCGGACGCGGGGCGTCACGCTCGATGCCGTGCAGCCGCCGGCGTGA
- the dnaA gene encoding chromosomal replication initiator protein DnaA: MHKLLATQDFATIWGTISALIAPRVSADGFQRWFRDIEVCGDDGTTLTLSVPNPIHKFFLESNYLPLVQGAVAEAFDSAREIVIVARQADDMEAGPTLNVIEEPEPVRPAPREKGATAFTSGMNPRNNFDAFVVGSNNQFAYAAALAVAQAPAKTYNPFFIYGGSGLGKTHLLQAIGHHVLASRKGAKVFYVSSEQFTNEFIDAIQHGTLVKFRKKYRQADVLMIDDIQFLAGKERSQEEFFHTFNTLHDGHKQIILSSDRPASEIEKLEQRLVSRFEWGMTAELQPPDMETRIAILQSKAENLKIHLEQWVIEFLADKIRNNVRRLEGALMRVASYGSLSGRKLTREDIETLLRDIFQEQARRAVTIDQIQRKVAETFDLRIADMTSKRRLASIAYPRQIAMYLSRELTNSTLTEIGDLFGGKDHGTVIHAVKLIKRRMEEDERTRHMIQSIETQLQR, encoded by the coding sequence GTGCATAAGTTACTTGCGACGCAGGATTTCGCGACCATTTGGGGCACCATTTCCGCCCTTATCGCCCCCCGGGTCAGCGCTGATGGATTTCAGCGTTGGTTCCGCGATATCGAGGTCTGTGGAGACGACGGAACGACGCTCACGCTTTCGGTCCCGAACCCCATTCACAAGTTCTTCCTCGAGAGCAATTATCTGCCCCTCGTGCAGGGCGCGGTCGCCGAGGCCTTCGACTCGGCCCGCGAGATCGTGATCGTGGCCCGGCAGGCGGACGATATGGAGGCCGGCCCGACGCTGAACGTGATCGAGGAGCCCGAGCCCGTGCGCCCGGCTCCACGCGAGAAAGGCGCCACGGCCTTCACCAGCGGGATGAACCCCCGCAACAATTTCGACGCATTCGTCGTCGGCTCGAACAATCAGTTCGCCTACGCCGCGGCCCTCGCCGTCGCGCAGGCGCCAGCCAAGACCTACAACCCGTTTTTCATCTACGGCGGCAGCGGACTCGGCAAAACGCACCTGCTGCAGGCCATCGGCCACCACGTGCTCGCCTCCCGCAAGGGTGCGAAGGTTTTCTACGTCTCCAGCGAGCAGTTCACCAACGAGTTCATCGACGCCATTCAGCACGGCACTCTCGTCAAATTCCGGAAGAAATACCGGCAGGCGGACGTGCTGATGATCGACGACATCCAGTTCCTCGCCGGCAAGGAGCGCTCGCAGGAGGAATTCTTCCATACCTTCAATACCCTGCACGACGGTCACAAGCAGATCATCCTGTCCAGCGACCGCCCTGCGAGTGAGATCGAGAAGCTCGAGCAGCGCCTCGTCTCCCGCTTCGAGTGGGGGATGACGGCGGAGTTGCAGCCGCCGGACATGGAAACGCGTATCGCGATTCTCCAGAGCAAGGCCGAGAACCTCAAGATTCACCTCGAACAGTGGGTGATCGAGTTCCTTGCCGACAAGATTCGCAACAACGTCCGCCGCCTCGAGGGCGCGCTCATGCGCGTGGCTTCCTATGGATCGCTCAGCGGTCGCAAGCTCACCCGCGAGGACATCGAGACGCTGCTGCGCGACATCTTCCAGGAGCAGGCCCGTCGCGCCGTCACGATCGACCAGATCCAGCGCAAGGTTGCGGAGACGTTCGATCTGCGCATCGCGGACATGACGAGCAAGCGCCGCCTGGCGAGCATCGCCTACCCGCGCCAGATCGCGATGTATCTGTCCCGCGAGCTGACGAATTCCACCCTCACGGAGATCGGTGATCTTTTCGGCGGCAAGGACCACGGCACCGTGATCCATGCGGTGAAGCTCATCAAGCGCCGCATGGAGGAAGACGAGCGCACGCGCCACATGATCCAGTCCATCGAAACGCAGCTGCAGAGATAG
- a CDS encoding aldo/keto reductase has translation MEFRQLGGSGLRVPVLSLGTGTFGGGTEFFKTWGSTGPEEATRLVDICLEAGLNMFDSADIYSAGQSEEVLGAAIKGRRDAVMISTKATFRLGEGPNDVGSSRHHLIRSVEGSLRRLGTDYIDLFQLHGFDAMTPVEETLATLDDLVRAGKIRYLGCSNFSGWHLMKSLATADRLGLTRYVAHQAYYSLIGRDYEWELMPLGLDQKVGAVVWSPLGWGRLTGKVRRGQEKPAVTRLNDAQSMDYGPPVDDEFVYSVVDVLDAIAEETGKSVPQIALNWLLHRPTVATLIIGARNEEQLRQNLGAVGWNLAPDQVARLEAASARTRIYPYWHQMAFAERNPFPTS, from the coding sequence ATGGAATTTCGACAATTGGGCGGTTCGGGCCTCCGGGTTCCGGTGCTGAGTCTGGGCACGGGCACTTTCGGCGGCGGCACGGAGTTTTTCAAAACCTGGGGTTCCACGGGGCCGGAAGAGGCCACGCGCCTCGTCGACATCTGCCTCGAGGCGGGCCTGAACATGTTCGATTCGGCCGACATTTATTCCGCCGGGCAATCCGAGGAAGTGCTCGGCGCGGCCATCAAGGGCCGCCGCGATGCCGTGATGATCTCCACCAAGGCCACGTTTCGCCTCGGCGAAGGGCCGAACGACGTGGGCTCGTCGCGCCATCACCTCATCCGCTCCGTCGAGGGCAGTCTCCGCCGCCTCGGCACAGATTACATCGACCTCTTTCAACTCCACGGCTTCGATGCCATGACTCCGGTCGAGGAAACGCTCGCCACGCTCGACGACCTCGTGCGCGCGGGCAAGATCCGCTACCTCGGCTGCTCGAACTTCTCCGGCTGGCACCTCATGAAATCGCTCGCCACGGCGGATCGCCTCGGTCTCACGCGCTACGTCGCGCACCAGGCCTACTACTCGCTCATCGGCCGCGATTACGAATGGGAGCTCATGCCGCTTGGCCTCGACCAGAAGGTCGGCGCCGTGGTCTGGAGCCCGCTCGGCTGGGGCCGCCTCACCGGCAAGGTTCGCCGCGGCCAGGAAAAGCCGGCTGTCACCCGCCTGAACGATGCGCAAAGCATGGACTACGGTCCTCCCGTCGACGACGAATTCGTTTACTCCGTCGTCGACGTGCTCGACGCGATCGCCGAGGAAACCGGAAAATCCGTCCCGCAGATCGCGCTGAACTGGCTGCTCCACCGTCCGACTGTCGCCACTCTCATCATTGGCGCGCGCAACGAGGAACAGCTCCGCCAGAATCTCGGCGCCGTCGGCTGGAACCTGGCACCGGACCAGGTCGCCCGCCTCGAAGCGGCCAGCGCCCGGACGAGGATCTATCCGTATTGGCACCAGATGGCCTTCGCCGAGCGGAACCCGTTTCCGACGTCCTGA
- a CDS encoding sodium:solute symporter, which yields MNLGLLTDGFVVLAYFVIVISIGLYKGRGSKSLESFAVGDRNIPWWAVLASILAAEISAATFLGAPGEGYATRNFAYAQLAIGTILARILIAYIFIKPYYDFRVVSIYEYLFIRFGLRTKNAASAIFLITRVLASGTRLYVAAIVLVLGYEFVTGRELEPLEQVPIYLASLVAITAMTAVYTALGGIKAVVWTDLIQVVIMFGALGFAIWSILSHIPGGLAEVFSSAHRVVVDPALVASHGEAYAQAAAEKVAGHALKFYDSGIDANASFWQNVRSILESEYTIWAALIGSTFTTLATHGTDQDMVQRMLTAKNHSKSRLSLILSGFADLPLVLCFLFVGLLLWSYYQKPGMTAPFAHYIVYEMPPGVRGLLVAGLFATAMGSLSTALNALATSFVEDWYRPYINRDASVAHTVRAARRATVVFSILLVIVGGLTAYAVIVLHARIIPVVLGIFGYTYGSLLGVFLVGLLTRSRGNERGNLIAMLCGFIVVSLLSGLHNDLWALLHPATVDAVLWKPDWLPKIEFPWRVAFGSVVTFVVALGFATPPEQIAAAAEKRRAGAEA from the coding sequence ATGAATCTCGGCCTGCTCACCGACGGATTCGTTGTTCTCGCCTACTTCGTCATCGTTATCAGCATCGGCCTCTACAAGGGCCGGGGCAGCAAATCGCTCGAGAGTTTTGCCGTTGGCGACCGGAACATCCCGTGGTGGGCGGTCCTTGCCTCGATTCTCGCGGCGGAAATCAGCGCGGCGACGTTTCTCGGAGCACCGGGTGAGGGCTACGCGACCCGAAATTTCGCCTACGCGCAACTGGCGATCGGCACGATCCTCGCCCGCATCCTCATCGCCTACATTTTCATCAAGCCCTACTACGACTTTCGCGTCGTCTCGATCTACGAATATCTCTTCATCCGGTTCGGCCTGCGCACGAAGAATGCCGCTTCTGCGATCTTCCTGATCACGCGCGTTCTCGCGAGCGGCACCCGTCTCTACGTGGCAGCCATCGTGCTCGTGCTCGGCTACGAGTTCGTGACCGGGCGTGAACTGGAGCCGCTCGAGCAGGTGCCGATTTACCTCGCGTCGCTGGTCGCCATCACGGCCATGACCGCCGTTTACACGGCTCTCGGCGGCATCAAGGCGGTGGTCTGGACGGATTTGATTCAGGTCGTGATCATGTTCGGCGCGCTGGGTTTCGCGATCTGGTCGATTCTCTCGCACATTCCCGGCGGACTTGCCGAAGTGTTCTCCTCGGCGCATCGCGTCGTCGTCGACCCCGCGCTCGTCGCCTCCCATGGCGAGGCTTACGCCCAGGCTGCCGCCGAAAAAGTCGCTGGCCACGCCCTGAAGTTCTACGACAGCGGCATCGATGCGAACGCCAGCTTCTGGCAGAATGTTCGGTCCATTCTCGAAAGCGAATACACGATCTGGGCCGCGCTGATCGGATCGACCTTCACCACGCTCGCGACGCACGGGACGGACCAGGACATGGTTCAGCGCATGCTCACGGCCAAGAATCACAGCAAGAGCCGCCTTTCGCTCATCCTGTCCGGCTTCGCCGATCTTCCGCTCGTGCTTTGCTTCCTTTTCGTCGGCCTCCTGCTCTGGAGCTACTATCAGAAACCCGGCATGACCGCTCCGTTCGCGCACTACATCGTTTACGAGATGCCGCCCGGCGTGCGCGGACTGCTCGTGGCCGGCCTCTTCGCCACCGCCATGGGCTCCCTCAGCACCGCGCTGAACGCCCTCGCGACAAGTTTCGTCGAGGACTGGTATCGTCCCTACATCAATCGAGACGCTTCGGTGGCCCACACCGTGCGAGCCGCGCGGCGGGCAACGGTGGTGTTTTCCATCCTGCTCGTGATCGTCGGCGGACTCACCGCCTACGCCGTTATCGTCCTTCACGCCCGCATCATTCCCGTCGTCCTCGGCATCTTCGGCTACACTTACGGCTCGCTCCTCGGTGTCTTCCTCGTCGGATTGCTGACCCGGAGCCGAGGCAACGAGCGCGGCAACCTCATCGCCATGCTCTGTGGATTCATCGTCGTCTCGCTGCTCAGTGGCCTCCACAACGATCTCTGGGCGCTCCTGCATCCCGCGACCGTCGACGCCGTTCTCTGGAAGCCCGACTGGCTGCCCAAGATCGAATTTCCGTGGCGGGTGGCCTTCGGCAGCGTCGTGACCTTCGTCGTCGCGCTGGGTTTTGCGACGCCTCCGGAGCAGATTGCCGCCGCCGCCGAGAAACGGCGCGCTGGCGCGGAAGCCTGA